In Candidatus Bathyarchaeia archaeon, the following are encoded in one genomic region:
- a CDS encoding DegT/DnrJ/EryC1/StrS aminotransferase family protein — translation MIPINAPQIGEEEIKAVVKVLKSGILTHGLGAGPMVTQFEKNFAHFMKAKHAIAMNTGTGALHSTLAATGIKRGDEVILPSFTFVATAEAIVIAGAKPVFVDIDPETYNISPEKIEKALTKKTKAIMPVDLYGLPADMKPIREIADKHGLKIIEDAAQAHGASYKGKPPGAFADAACWSFYASKNMTTGEGGMVTTNDDEIAETLRYMRSHGEKEKYQSLMLGHNYHMPEMEAAIGCVQLKKLPKFVAQRRMNARRLTEKLKKSKKLQLPKEPEGYRHSWYLYTVRMKNAKRTQRDKIVEELKRKGIGAVVCYVNPIHLMPYYRRLGKYRLPETEKAASQVFSLPVHPSVTKEQIDFIATTVLHLLG, via the coding sequence ATGATTCCAATCAATGCCCCACAAATAGGAGAAGAAGAAATCAAAGCCGTTGTAAAAGTTCTAAAAAGCGGCATACTAACACATGGACTCGGCGCGGGTCCAATGGTCACACAATTTGAAAAAAACTTTGCGCATTTCATGAAAGCAAAACACGCAATAGCCATGAACACCGGCACAGGCGCTTTACATTCAACACTCGCTGCGACAGGCATAAAACGTGGAGACGAAGTCATTCTGCCCAGCTTCACTTTTGTCGCCACCGCAGAAGCCATAGTAATCGCTGGAGCAAAACCAGTCTTCGTCGACATTGACCCAGAAACCTACAATATTTCTCCAGAAAAAATTGAAAAAGCCCTAACAAAAAAGACAAAGGCAATAATGCCCGTGGACCTCTACGGTCTGCCCGCCGACATGAAACCAATAAGAGAAATCGCAGACAAGCACGGGTTAAAGATTATTGAAGACGCAGCCCAAGCCCACGGCGCAAGCTACAAGGGAAAACCGCCAGGCGCATTCGCTGACGCTGCATGTTGGAGTTTCTACGCAAGCAAAAACATGACAACTGGAGAAGGCGGCATGGTAACCACTAACGATGACGAGATTGCGGAGACGCTGCGGTATATGCGAAGCCATGGAGAAAAAGAAAAGTATCAATCGCTGATGCTTGGACACAATTATCACATGCCTGAAATGGAAGCCGCCATAGGCTGCGTGCAACTCAAGAAACTGCCGAAGTTTGTGGCGCAAAGAAGAATGAATGCACGGCGGCTAACAGAAAAACTGAAAAAATCAAAGAAGTTGCAGCTGCCGAAAGAACCAGAAGGTTACAGGCACAGCTGGTATCTTTACACTGTAAGAATGAAAAACGCAAAACGAACGCAAAGAGACAAGATTGTTGAAGAACTAAAGCGAAAAGGAATAGGTGCAGTAGTTTGTTACGTGAACCCAATACACCTCATGCCCTACTATCGCAGACTCGGAAAATACCGACTTCCAGAAACAGAAAAAGCCGCGAGCCAAGTGTTCTCGTTACCAGTTCATCCAAGCGTCACTAAAGAGCAAATTGACTTCATAGCCACTACAGTTCTACATTTGTTAGGTTAG
- a CDS encoding cyclic 2,3-diphosphoglycerate synthase, whose product MQKIKVIIMGAAGRDFHNFNVYFRNNSAYEVVAFTATQIPGIEGRIYPAELAGPNYPNGIPIYPEEKLPELVRKYDVDQVVFAYSDVSHEYVMHKASIALASGADFRLMGPKTTMVASKVPVVSVGAVRTGSGKSQTSRQAAKILKSMGLRVVAIRHPMPYGDLRKQVCQRFASYEDLDKHECTIEEREEYEPHIDNGIIVYAGVDYEKILHEAEQEADVIVWDGGNNDLPFYKPDLHIVVADPHRAGHELTYHPGEANLRMADVVIINKVDTANPENVRQVKENIKMVNPQAIILDAASPITADKPELIKGKKALAVEDGPTLTHGNMPYGAAAIIAQKLGAAEIVDPKPYAVGSIKEAYKKYTHLGAILPALGYGGKQIAELKETIDKTPCDVVVIGTPIDLRRVMTINKPTVRVKYELKVLGPISLEQILAEFIQRTGKK is encoded by the coding sequence ATGCAAAAAATCAAAGTTATTATAATGGGCGCGGCTGGAAGAGACTTCCACAACTTCAACGTCTACTTCAGAAACAACAGCGCCTACGAAGTTGTGGCTTTCACAGCCACGCAAATTCCAGGCATAGAAGGCAGAATATACCCTGCAGAACTTGCCGGACCAAACTATCCTAACGGCATACCCATTTATCCAGAAGAAAAGCTTCCCGAACTGGTAAGAAAATATGATGTTGACCAAGTTGTTTTTGCTTACAGCGATGTGTCACACGAATATGTAATGCATAAAGCGTCGATTGCTCTGGCGAGCGGCGCAGACTTCCGACTGATGGGACCCAAAACCACAATGGTCGCGTCAAAGGTTCCCGTGGTTTCCGTGGGCGCTGTGAGAACAGGCTCTGGAAAAAGCCAAACTTCGCGGCAAGCTGCAAAAATTCTAAAGAGCATGGGTTTAAGAGTTGTAGCGATCAGACATCCAATGCCTTATGGTGATTTGAGAAAACAAGTTTGCCAACGTTTCGCTTCCTACGAAGACTTGGACAAACATGAATGCACAATTGAGGAAAGAGAAGAATACGAGCCACACATAGACAATGGCATAATCGTTTACGCTGGAGTTGACTACGAAAAAATACTGCATGAAGCGGAACAAGAAGCAGACGTCATAGTTTGGGACGGCGGCAACAACGACCTACCATTCTACAAACCAGACTTGCACATAGTCGTGGCTGACCCGCACAGAGCAGGACACGAACTTACATATCACCCCGGCGAGGCTAACTTGCGAATGGCAGATGTCGTGATAATAAACAAGGTGGACACGGCGAATCCGGAAAATGTTAGGCAGGTTAAGGAAAACATAAAAATGGTTAACCCGCAAGCTATCATTTTAGATGCGGCTTCGCCGATAACAGCCGACAAACCTGAGCTAATCAAAGGAAAGAAGGCTTTGGCAGTGGAAGATGGCCCCACGTTGACTCATGGCAACATGCCTTATGGAGCAGCCGCAATCATAGCACAGAAACTTGGAGCAGCTGAAATTGTCGACCCGAAACCATACGCGGTGGGCTCGATAAAAGAAGCCTACAAGAAATACACGCATTTAGGAGCAATCCTTCCAGCGTTGGGTTACGGTGGAAAGCAAATAGCAGAACTCAAAGAAACAATCGACAAAACTCCATGCGATGTTGTCGTGATTGGCACACCGATTGACCTAAGAAGAGTAATGACTATAAACAAGCCGACCGTAAGAGTGAAATACGAACTTAAAGTTCTTGGGCCGATTTCGTTAGAACAGATTTTGGCAGAGTTCATTCAAAGGACTGGTAAAAAATGA
- a CDS encoding cyclophilin-like fold protein, producing the protein MSSETAEISRVKIKFVIEELGEAEGELVRFLAPRTVDMIVRKLPIEGRAALWKEEVYFETPIKMGEEKAKGTVEKGTIAFWPMGSAICIFFGASQPYSPVNVLGKVTKNLEIFEKVKSGTKIRVELLVN; encoded by the coding sequence ATGAGCAGTGAAACAGCAGAAATTTCACGTGTAAAAATAAAATTCGTAATCGAAGAACTTGGAGAGGCAGAAGGCGAACTGGTGCGTTTTCTAGCGCCGAGAACAGTAGACATGATAGTAAGGAAACTTCCAATAGAAGGCAGAGCAGCCTTGTGGAAAGAGGAAGTCTACTTTGAAACGCCAATCAAAATGGGAGAAGAAAAAGCTAAAGGCACGGTGGAAAAGGGCACTATAGCATTCTGGCCTATGGGAAGTGCCATATGCATATTTTTTGGGGCTTCGCAGCCTTACAGTCCAGTTAATGTGTTGGGTAAAGTTACTAAAAACTTGGAAATCTTTGAAAAGGTCAAAAGCGGAACAAAAATCAGGGTTGAGCTTCTAGTAAACTAG
- a CDS encoding 30S ribosomal protein S25e — translation MGGKKKLSLKQMERTQAKKDEEEKEKKEKKKEKAGPPKEKKPLAISVPDVKNEKIVGELRKMPVLTPYVVATRFNIRISVAKDFLEQLEDEGVVQLVSGNHTIKIYKPVAD, via the coding sequence ATGGGCGGTAAGAAAAAACTCAGTTTAAAACAGATGGAACGTACACAAGCGAAAAAAGACGAGGAAGAGAAAGAGAAGAAAGAAAAGAAAAAGGAAAAGGCAGGACCACCGAAAGAAAAGAAGCCCCTCGCAATATCAGTTCCAGACGTGAAAAACGAGAAAATTGTTGGCGAATTGAGAAAGATGCCTGTTTTAACGCCTTATGTTGTGGCTACACGCTTTAACATAAGAATAAGCGTGGCGAAAGATTTTCTCGAGCAGCTCGAAGATGAGGGCGTTGTGCAGTTGGTTTCGGGGAATCACACAATCAAAATATACAAGCCAGTAGCAGATTAA
- a CDS encoding NFYB/HAP3 family transcription factor subunit yields the protein MVDLELAVAPMHRLCKKAGADRVSEAAAKALAKALDEIGVKIAKEALDFAMHAGRKTIKAEDIEIAAKKVMGK from the coding sequence ATGGTTGATTTAGAATTAGCTGTAGCCCCAATGCACAGATTATGCAAAAAGGCAGGAGCCGACCGCGTAAGCGAAGCAGCAGCAAAAGCCCTAGCCAAAGCGTTAGACGAGATTGGCGTGAAAATCGCCAAAGAAGCATTGGATTTTGCAATGCATGCTGGAAGGAAAACCATAAAAGCTGAAGATATTGAAATCGCCGCCAAAAAAGTTATGGGCAAATGA
- a CDS encoding TatD family hydrolase — protein sequence MRFVDAHIHLSDEEYAKCVDEIISEAKNANVVALVSNSMDFKTSVQSLKLTEKYKRMVYAALGVHPWNVQALTEEELQKTMELIYEQNTNKALVAIGEIGLDIKYEKIWDKQLKVFDEMLHLAERLDLPVIIHSRGTTAKIVDMLPSYKVKKVLLHWFSNPISALTKAVEKGYYITEGPPAAYSNGIREVVRRAPLTNLLTETDGPVRFFKQPFNGERTTPAFIPTIVKAIAEIKKMNAVDVAEQIIKNFEVFFGVKLN from the coding sequence ATGAGGTTCGTTGACGCGCATATTCACTTGTCAGACGAAGAATATGCTAAATGTGTAGATGAAATCATCAGCGAAGCCAAAAATGCCAACGTTGTTGCTTTAGTATCTAACTCTATGGATTTTAAAACAAGCGTCCAAAGTCTCAAGCTAACTGAGAAATACAAGAGGATGGTTTACGCTGCATTGGGGGTTCATCCGTGGAACGTGCAAGCTTTAACCGAAGAAGAACTTCAAAAAACGATGGAGCTGATTTATGAGCAGAACACTAACAAGGCGTTGGTTGCCATCGGCGAAATAGGGTTAGACATCAAATACGAAAAGATATGGGATAAACAATTGAAAGTTTTTGACGAAATGCTACATCTGGCTGAAAGGCTTGATTTACCAGTCATAATTCATTCGCGGGGCACCACAGCCAAAATCGTTGATATGCTACCTTCCTACAAAGTTAAGAAAGTGTTACTTCACTGGTTCAGCAACCCAATAAGCGCGTTAACGAAAGCCGTTGAAAAAGGATACTACATTACCGAAGGCCCGCCTGCAGCATATTCAAATGGCATACGCGAAGTTGTCAGAAGAGCGCCATTAACTAATTTGTTAACGGAAACTGATGGACCAGTGCGCTTTTTCAAACAGCCCTTTAATGGCGAAAGAACAACACCCGCTTTTATTCCGACAATTGTTAAAGCAATAGCAGAAATCAAAAAAATGAATGCGGTAGATGTTGCAGAACAGATAATAAAGAATTTTGAAGTTTTCTTTGGAGTAAAGTTAAATTAG
- a CDS encoding 30S ribosomal protein S17e, which produces MRTEQIKRVAKELIRRFPNRFSNNFDENKRVVDTLVQGATTKVRNQIAGYITHAFAGTQTASPSSETSEDTEEE; this is translated from the coding sequence GTGCGTACAGAACAAATTAAACGAGTAGCCAAAGAACTCATTAGACGTTTTCCCAACAGATTCTCAAACAATTTTGACGAAAATAAACGCGTGGTTGACACCCTCGTACAAGGTGCAACCACAAAAGTGAGAAACCAAATTGCAGGATACATAACACACGCTTTTGCCGGAACCCAAACCGCCTCTCCGTCAAGCGAAACCTCAGAAGACACAGAAGAAGAATAA
- a CDS encoding pyridoxal phosphate-dependent aminotransferase: MPSIFAKRMETLGTETAFEVLAKAKALEKQGKEVIHLEIGEPDFDTPKYIKEAAVKALNDGYTHYVPSAGIPELREAIAEHIAKTRNIEVSPDEVVVTPGAKPIMFFAILACVNPGEEVLYPNPGFPIYESLINFVGAKAVPIPLLEKNDFRIDHEYVKKKITKKTKMIILNSPENPTGGVLTKEDLKVIVDCIGDRDDVLVLSDEIYDRIIYEGKHESIASFPGMKEKTIILNGFSKIYAMTGWRLGYGVMRKDLAQKVAQLMTNSNSCTSAFIQMAGVAALKGPQKDSERMVEEFKKRREVIVSGLNKIKGITCKKPRGAFYVFPNITGTGMDCRKLGDYLLYEAGVAVLPGTSFGSYGEGYLRLSFANSVENIKKALERISAALEKR; the protein is encoded by the coding sequence GTGCCCTCCATCTTTGCGAAAAGAATGGAAACTCTTGGAACAGAAACAGCTTTTGAAGTGCTTGCGAAGGCAAAAGCGCTCGAAAAGCAAGGTAAAGAAGTAATACACTTGGAAATTGGAGAGCCAGATTTTGACACGCCAAAATACATTAAAGAAGCTGCAGTAAAGGCTTTGAATGACGGTTACACGCATTATGTTCCATCAGCAGGCATTCCAGAACTTCGAGAAGCAATCGCTGAGCATATTGCAAAAACTAGAAACATCGAAGTCAGCCCAGACGAGGTGGTTGTGACTCCAGGCGCGAAGCCAATAATGTTCTTCGCTATTCTCGCTTGCGTAAACCCCGGCGAAGAAGTTTTGTATCCAAACCCCGGCTTTCCAATTTATGAGTCTTTGATAAACTTTGTTGGCGCTAAAGCTGTGCCTATACCGCTTTTAGAGAAGAACGATTTTCGCATTGACCACGAGTATGTCAAGAAGAAGATAACGAAGAAGACGAAAATGATTATTTTGAATTCGCCGGAAAATCCGACGGGCGGCGTTTTGACCAAGGAAGATTTGAAGGTTATTGTTGACTGCATCGGCGACAGAGACGACGTGCTTGTGCTTTCAGACGAAATTTACGACCGAATAATCTATGAAGGAAAACACGAAAGCATTGCTTCGTTTCCAGGAATGAAAGAGAAAACAATTATTCTCAATGGCTTTTCGAAGATTTACGCGATGACAGGCTGGAGACTTGGCTACGGTGTGATGCGAAAAGATTTAGCACAAAAAGTCGCCCAGCTTATGACCAACTCCAACTCTTGCACAAGCGCCTTCATTCAAATGGCTGGCGTAGCGGCTTTAAAGGGTCCGCAGAAAGATTCGGAAAGAATGGTTGAGGAGTTCAAAAAACGAAGAGAAGTCATTGTTTCTGGTTTGAACAAGATTAAGGGTATAACGTGCAAGAAACCGCGTGGTGCCTTCTACGTGTTTCCGAACATAACTGGAACTGGAATGGACTGTAGAAAGCTTGGCGACTACTTGCTTTACGAAGCGGGCGTTGCGGTTCTGCCTGGAACCTCCTTCGGAAGTTATGGTGAAGGTTACTTGCGTTTGTCGTTTGCCAATTCGGTTGAGAACATCAAAAAAGCCTTAGAGCGTATTTCTGCGGCTCTTGAAAAACGGTAG
- the gyaR gene encoding glyoxylate reductase, whose amino-acid sequence MPKPKVYVTREIPERGLNKIKKYFEAEVWPEYAPPPKKVIIEKAKNVDALATLLSDKIDSEVFDAAPKLKIVAQMAVGFDNIDIPEATKRGIYVTNTPEVLTDTTADFAWALLMAVARRVVEADKYVRTGQWKVSWHPAMMQGRDVHHATIGVVGAGRIGYAVAKRAKGFDMKILYYDVIPRPEMEKDLGAKRVDLDTLLKESDFVSLHVPLMKETYHLINAEKLKLMKKTAYLINNARGPVVDEKALYQALKEGRIAGAGLDVFEQEPTPVDNPLLKLDNVVVAPHISSASYETRSQMAEMVADNLIAFFEGKKPPNLVNPDVMKVRPLSKLF is encoded by the coding sequence ATGCCGAAACCAAAAGTTTACGTTACCCGCGAGATTCCAGAAAGAGGCTTAAACAAGATAAAGAAGTATTTTGAAGCTGAAGTTTGGCCTGAATATGCTCCGCCGCCCAAGAAGGTCATAATTGAAAAGGCTAAGAACGTTGATGCACTTGCCACGCTTTTGTCAGATAAAATAGACAGTGAAGTTTTCGATGCCGCACCTAAACTGAAGATTGTCGCTCAAATGGCCGTGGGCTTCGACAACATTGACATTCCCGAAGCTACCAAACGAGGCATTTACGTGACTAACACACCTGAAGTTTTGACTGACACAACAGCAGACTTCGCCTGGGCTTTATTGATGGCGGTAGCGCGGCGCGTCGTCGAAGCCGACAAGTACGTTCGCACTGGACAGTGGAAGGTTAGTTGGCATCCAGCAATGATGCAGGGAAGAGACGTTCACCATGCAACTATAGGCGTAGTTGGCGCTGGCAGAATAGGCTATGCAGTTGCGAAGAGAGCGAAAGGTTTTGACATGAAAATTCTCTATTACGATGTAATACCGAGACCAGAGATGGAAAAAGATTTAGGCGCAAAACGCGTTGATTTGGACACGCTTTTGAAGGAATCAGACTTTGTCAGTCTCCACGTACCATTAATGAAAGAGACTTACCATTTGATAAATGCTGAAAAACTCAAACTCATGAAGAAAACGGCATATCTAATAAACAACGCCCGTGGACCTGTCGTGGACGAGAAAGCCTTGTACCAAGCTTTGAAAGAGGGCAGAATTGCAGGTGCTGGACTTGATGTTTTTGAGCAAGAACCAACACCGGTGGATAATCCATTGTTGAAACTGGATAATGTGGTTGTGGCGCCTCATATTTCAAGTGCCAGTTATGAAACGCGTTCTCAGATGGCTGAGATGGTTGCAGATAATCTCATTGCGTTCTTTGAGGGGAAGAAACCACCGAACCTTGTTAATCCAGACGTAATGAAAGTGCGACCGTTGTCAAAGCTATTTTAA
- a CDS encoding glycerate kinase: MIAIQNKDQLIKNGETPHNQKARKLALESLEHALKTVDPKQIIKTKLRVKNSTLYVDGYSFDLKRFKNVYVIGGGKASGTMAEALEHVLGNRIKSGFVNVPHGSQYETSIIKLHGASHPVPDEAGVEGTRRMLEIVENAEENDLVICLISGGGSSLMPLPRGKITIADKREITNALLKCGANINEINTIRKHISDFKGGWLAKKAYPATILNLILSDVVGDPLDFIASGPTVPDSTTFSDAIKILEKYGLWEKVPTSIRKVLSDGKKGVIPETPKADNEAFKKVFNVVVGNNRLASQATCEYLKSKGLNTLLLTATLEGEARHVGTMLASIAREVNASGNPIPKPAVIIAGGETTVTVTGKGKGGRNQEIALAASLKLKETDGVVVASLSTDGIDGPTDAAGAIVDGKTLTKAAALSLAPEKFLAENDSYHFFSKLGDLIFTGPTGTNVNDISLIVVL, from the coding sequence ATGATAGCAATACAGAACAAGGACCAACTAATCAAAAACGGCGAAACACCGCATAACCAAAAAGCAAGAAAACTAGCCCTAGAAAGCCTCGAACACGCATTAAAAACAGTCGACCCAAAACAAATAATAAAAACAAAACTTAGAGTGAAAAATTCAACACTTTACGTTGATGGTTATTCTTTTGATTTAAAGAGATTCAAGAATGTTTACGTGATAGGTGGAGGAAAGGCAAGCGGCACAATGGCTGAAGCCTTAGAACATGTTCTTGGCAACAGAATAAAAAGCGGCTTTGTTAACGTTCCTCACGGTAGCCAATACGAAACAAGCATAATAAAACTTCACGGCGCAAGTCATCCTGTTCCAGACGAAGCGGGTGTGGAAGGAACCCGGCGCATGTTGGAAATAGTAGAAAATGCAGAAGAGAATGATTTGGTCATATGCTTAATCTCCGGGGGCGGTTCAAGTCTCATGCCGTTGCCGCGTGGCAAAATAACAATCGCTGACAAAAGAGAAATCACTAACGCATTGCTCAAGTGCGGCGCTAACATAAACGAGATTAACACCATCAGAAAGCATATTTCAGATTTCAAAGGCGGATGGCTCGCAAAAAAGGCCTATCCAGCCACAATTCTAAACCTCATACTTTCCGATGTGGTTGGCGACCCGTTAGATTTCATTGCTTCCGGACCAACAGTTCCAGATTCAACTACTTTTAGTGATGCAATAAAGATTCTGGAAAAATATGGTTTGTGGGAAAAAGTGCCTACATCCATTAGGAAAGTATTGTCCGACGGAAAAAAAGGCGTAATTCCAGAAACTCCCAAAGCAGATAACGAAGCATTCAAGAAAGTTTTTAATGTCGTTGTCGGAAACAACAGACTTGCAAGCCAAGCCACATGTGAATACCTCAAATCAAAAGGGTTGAACACGCTTCTGTTGACTGCGACATTGGAGGGCGAAGCGCGACACGTAGGGACAATGCTTGCTTCGATAGCACGGGAAGTCAACGCGTCTGGAAACCCAATTCCGAAACCTGCAGTCATAATAGCAGGCGGAGAAACAACCGTCACAGTCACTGGAAAAGGAAAAGGCGGAAGAAACCAAGAAATAGCGTTAGCCGCATCGTTGAAACTAAAAGAAACGGATGGAGTGGTTGTAGCTTCGCTGAGCACAGACGGCATAGACGGCCCAACAGATGCTGCTGGAGCAATAGTCGATGGAAAAACGTTAACGAAAGCCGCAGCATTAAGTTTGGCACCAGAAAAATTCCTAGCCGAAAACGATTCTTACCATTTCTTTTCAAAACTCGGCGATTTAATATTTACAGGACCGACAGGCACAAATGTCAACGATATTTCCTTGATAGTGGTTCTCTAA
- a CDS encoding MoaD/ThiS family protein, producing the protein MTITVRFVGAFRSVSGKSKITIKLEEETPLRKIINKIVEKMPKLKKVLIDPELEDPRPNTLILVNGKEISILNGLQTLLKDGDEVVFIPVIHGG; encoded by the coding sequence ATGACAATAACAGTGAGATTCGTCGGCGCTTTCCGCAGTGTGTCTGGGAAGAGCAAAATTACCATAAAACTCGAAGAGGAGACGCCATTAAGAAAAATTATAAATAAAATTGTTGAGAAAATGCCTAAGCTCAAGAAAGTTTTGATTGACCCAGAGTTGGAAGACCCGCGACCAAACACGCTCATACTTGTTAACGGAAAAGAAATCAGCATCCTCAACGGTCTACAAACTCTTTTAAAAGATGGAGACGAAGTGGTTTTTATTCCCGTAATACATGGAGGATAA
- the cofE gene encoding coenzyme F420-0:L-glutamate ligase, with translation MRLYAVKTELVKTGDNLVDIILKALKRQNLEIEDNDVLAITSKIISYAQNRLVNLNDIKPSEKAKKLAKRFSLQPEFAELILREADKIYGGVEKAILTLKDEVLTANAGIDNKNAPKDYVILWPKNPQEWAKNVKEEIMRRTSKLVAVLIVDSGLAPLRKGTEGLALAVAGFKPVIDRRGEEDIYGKPLAITHHAVADDLASAAHLLMGETTEKTPIVLIKDAPVEFDDNVYSSADMMIPFKECIFMSNFLHDSRY, from the coding sequence ATGAGACTTTACGCCGTTAAAACAGAACTTGTGAAAACCGGAGACAACTTGGTTGACATCATCTTGAAGGCGCTGAAAAGGCAGAATTTAGAGATAGAAGATAACGATGTGCTGGCAATAACTTCAAAAATCATATCATACGCTCAGAACCGCTTAGTAAACTTAAACGACATAAAACCTTCTGAAAAAGCGAAAAAACTTGCAAAACGCTTTTCGCTCCAACCCGAATTTGCAGAGCTCATTTTACGCGAAGCAGACAAAATCTACGGAGGCGTAGAGAAAGCAATCTTAACACTTAAGGACGAAGTTTTAACCGCTAATGCTGGTATAGACAACAAAAACGCACCAAAGGATTACGTGATCTTGTGGCCTAAAAATCCTCAAGAATGGGCAAAAAACGTAAAGGAAGAAATAATGCGCAGAACAAGCAAGCTGGTTGCTGTCTTAATTGTGGATAGTGGTTTAGCACCGCTTAGGAAAGGCACTGAAGGTTTAGCCTTGGCTGTTGCTGGCTTCAAACCCGTAATAGACCGGAGAGGAGAAGAAGATATTTATGGAAAACCATTAGCTATCACGCACCACGCAGTTGCAGACGATTTAGCTTCTGCTGCACATCTATTAATGGGAGAGACAACAGAGAAAACTCCAATAGTATTGATTAAAGATGCCCCGGTGGAATTTGACGATAACGTCTACAGTTCTGCAGACATGATGATACCATTCAAAGAATGCATTTTCATGAGCAATTTTCTTCACGATTCACGTTATTAA
- a CDS encoding S-adenosyl-l-methionine hydroxide adenosyltransferase family protein, translating into MAHAIITLTSDFGMRDPYVAEMKAAILSISPNVTIVDITNDIEKFNTRMGAYVLASAAPYFPKGAIHIAVVDPSVGTKRRPLLIQTKQAFYVGPDNGVLVLAAKKQGIEHIYEITNRNFMLPKVSTTFHGRDIFAPAAAYLANGISPKEFGPEIQKIVTPKFANVTKGKEGLVGEVIHVDDFGNIITNFGEKELSSVSAKGYVNIKLGNTQLKLKLCKAYAEAEPQELLAIIGSHNFLEISLNQGNAAKKLRVKSGDKIILCRS; encoded by the coding sequence ATGGCTCATGCAATAATTACCTTAACATCAGATTTTGGGATGAGAGACCCTTACGTGGCGGAAATGAAAGCCGCAATTTTAAGCATCAGCCCAAATGTTACAATCGTTGACATAACTAATGACATAGAGAAGTTCAACACACGAATGGGTGCATACGTTCTCGCTTCTGCTGCACCCTACTTTCCCAAAGGCGCAATTCACATAGCAGTGGTAGACCCAAGCGTGGGAACAAAAAGGCGTCCACTACTAATACAAACAAAGCAAGCTTTCTATGTCGGACCAGACAACGGCGTCCTTGTCTTAGCGGCAAAAAAACAAGGCATAGAACACATTTACGAGATTACTAACCGCAATTTCATGCTTCCTAAAGTTTCCACAACATTTCATGGGAGAGATATTTTTGCGCCTGCTGCTGCTTATTTAGCGAACGGAATTTCACCAAAAGAGTTTGGACCTGAAATCCAGAAAATTGTAACGCCGAAATTTGCGAATGTAACAAAGGGGAAAGAAGGTTTGGTAGGCGAAGTCATTCACGTTGATGACTTTGGAAATATTATAACAAATTTTGGTGAGAAAGAGCTTAGCTCAGTTAGCGCGAAAGGATATGTAAATATTAAGCTTGGAAATACCCAATTAAAGTTGAAGCTCTGCAAAGCCTACGCGGAAGCAGAACCACAAGAACTACTAGCTATTATTGGAAGCCACAATTTCTTAGAAATTTCCTTAAACCAAGGAAACGCAGCAAAAAAGCTCAGAGTTAAAAGCGGCGACAAAATCATACTTTGTCGCTCTTAG
- a CDS encoding nicotinamide-nucleotide adenylyltransferase: MVKRGLYVGRFQPFHLGHLGAVRDILEEVEELIVVIGSAQYSHNLNNPFTAGERLTMIRKALEEAKIDCSRVWIVPVPDVHLHMMWVSAVEGYTPKFDVVYSNESLTKRLFMEAGYKVKPIRFHERKLYSSTEVRERMLRDESWEKLVPKSVAAFIREIDGINRLRDLTKSDKV, translated from the coding sequence ATGGTGAAGCGCGGGCTTTATGTTGGGCGTTTTCAGCCTTTTCATCTTGGTCATTTAGGCGCCGTAAGAGACATTTTAGAAGAAGTTGAAGAGTTAATAGTCGTTATTGGAAGTGCACAATACAGCCACAACCTTAACAATCCATTCACCGCTGGCGAAAGACTGACTATGATTCGTAAGGCTTTGGAAGAAGCAAAAATTGACTGTTCGCGGGTTTGGATTGTGCCTGTGCCAGACGTGCACTTGCATATGATGTGGGTTTCAGCCGTTGAAGGCTACACACCAAAATTTGATGTTGTCTATTCCAACGAATCCTTGACAAAGCGGCTTTTTATGGAAGCGGGATACAAGGTTAAACCAATTCGTTTTCATGAAAGAAAGCTTTATTCGTCAACTGAAGTAAGGGAAAGGATGCTTAGAGACGAGAGTTGGGAGAAACTTGTCCCGAAAAGTGTGGCTGCTTTCATAAGAGAGATAGATGGCATTAATAGACTTAGGGATTTGACTAAGAGCGACAAAGTATGA